One Enterobacter asburiae genomic window, TCTAGGCATTTCCGCAAAACTGATCTTCTAAAAGTAGAGTAGTCTATATCAGAACAAAGTTCCAATATGTTTTTGTACTTTACTGCACTATTACTTTCATATAGCTTAAGTAATAAATCCTCTCTTTTTTCTTTGACCTCTATGCAAATAAATTCTGCGCAGAAATACTCCATAAGAGATTTATGAGCCCATCTAAACAATGCTCCTTCTTTTACAAAAATAGGCACAGCATAAATCAAATCATTTATGAAAGAAGGTGGTTTAAATGTAATCCCTTTTAGATTTGATGATATTTCCAGCATTACCATTTCAAATTCACTACGAGTAAACTCGAGCCTTCCATTATTTTTTAAACACCAGAAGGCTAATCTTCTAAGCAATATGTAAAACTCAGTAATATCCAAACCAGATTGTTTTTTTCTAACATAACCTGTTTCTTTGCTTAAATCATGAGTTTCAAATAAAGCTTCAAATACTTGGCTATAAAAAAGATCTTTGCGTCTTGGAATTACCGGCTTGAACTTATAGGAACAAAATAATAAAGACACATAAAGTGGTGTGGTTAAGAATTCCAAAATACTAATGCTGTCTTTATTCCGCATTAGTTCAATTTCTGAAATTAATTTTTTTGAAAGAGCTAAATTATTCCCAATACTATAAGAATTTGCATCATATAACTTCAAAAGATTATAAGATTGACTCAATTCAAGTGGCTTTATTTTAAATCTGGAATAAGTATTTAACTCAAGAAGGCTTTGATCGGGTCTCGACGTTATTATTATATTAGAATCAATAAAATCCTCGGAGAACTTTTTCAACCTTTTAATGATCGCATTCTTTTTATCATACTGAATTTCATCAACGCCATCAAAAAAGAATGCAAAGGGGAAGCTTTTCAATAGATCGTTAGAACCCAAATTTTCTATTCCGAACATAATTTTGATATGTTCATCAATAGGTTTATCATCTAATGATCTAAGTTCAATATAAACGGGGATATAATCTGAATGCTCTATCGTATCAATAACTATTTTCTTTAAAAGAGTTGACTTACCCATTCCTGCATTGTCAATAATTAAAGCATGCTTATATTTTTCAAGTAATAAACTTCCATCAACAATCCTCTCATTAAGGTTCTCCCCAGTATCTAAAGAACATAATGTAAGTGGCTCATAAATATCATTTATTTTTTTTTAATATATTTGGAAATGCTAAAGAATTAATTGTGGAACATTGCCCTTTAATTTTTGCCAGATATTCTGACATTAATAGTTTAATATTTACTAAATCCCGTTCTTTTAGATAAAAAGAATACCCCTTCTTATACACAAAAGGAATGAATTTTTCCTCTATTATTTTTACAGCCCATGGTTTAGCAAGGCTTATAATATTATCTATTGAAATCATTTGTTCTCTTTCTGTAAGTTATCTTATTTTAAATAAAACCGATAAAATCATAAGGGTATTATTTTTTATTTAATTTCAACTTTTCAATGCAAGCTTCCTTTACCCATTTACTAAAATTCCCTTTCCCCGCCACCGTCTCAATCTGTTCCAAAAGCTCGTCCTCAAACCGAATGTTCTTCATCGTGCTCTTAGTGCGGTCAAAATTTGGTTTCTTTTTTTCTTGCATGGTAGGTACCACTTCGGTTAATTTATCTGCATGTGGTACCTACCACATGGATTCGAAATTCTAACAACGCCCAGCAGTGTTGGAGCACTAAAGGGCGTCTAACCTCACCAACTATCAAGGAGTTGATTATGGCTGATTCGCATTCTACCCCAGACACCGACCAATCCGGAACCGAGCGTTCGTTAATTGTGGGATACCGCCCGAATGTTTTCGACAAATCCACGCCGAAAATCATCCTTTCCGGTAAGTGGCTGCGTGCGGCAGGTTTTGATACCGGACAGCAGGTCACGGTAAAGGTCATGAAAGGGTGCATCGTTCTGGTGGCGTATAACGAGCAAGAGCAGCGGTTGCAGGACGATTATAAACGGACGAAGGCAAAGCTCATTGAGATTGAGAATGCGCCTGCAGCGATCCAAACTCCCCGTCCTGGAAAGCGCCGCGCAAAATCAAATACAAGCCACCTGGCTTAGCGACTGTTTCTGGCATACAACCCGCCAGGCGCATTAGACGATGTAGATGGGAGAGGACATGCAGAGAAAGTCGCAACCCAATCTCCCTGTTCGAACCATCAATTAGCATCTCATAAATAGAATTTCTGATGGCGAAATTGATCAGCATTCAACTATCCGGAAATTCCGGATAGTTTGCCAGGAAAGGAGACATCAGATTTCCACTGAGAGATCGCTACAATCTCAAAGCAACACTCGTAGTTACGCTCAGCTCGTAGCACCCAGTTTCGCCTTTACCGGCCATACGGCTATTAAACTAATATACAACGGATCTAACGCCCTCATTCTCACGCTCATACAATATCTAAATTGATACCCAACAATTATTCACAATAAATATAATGCGAAGGTTAAAATTTATTTATTTTTTATTAAATATAAACTATTGCGATATGCATCACAGCAGAAAGCCAATATTAATAGAAACTTGTGCCTATGTTTACTGTTACAGGGTGCAATATGTATTATAGCGACTCATTAATAACATCAATAGATGCACATAAAATATTGGCTTTAAAATTAGAACACGCCTTAACAGGCGTAAAAGATGAAGTATTAAAGCAAGCGCAACTGTTAGATGATGGGGCAACACGATTAAGCTATCAGCTTTCGTGCTTTACTGAAAATTACCAGGATGTATGTTTACGATTACGCGAAGAAGACTCACGATTTTTGATAGGTATCGTTCAGTTAATAAAACACAGAGACGTTATCTATAAGTTGCTCTATATTTATATTAAAAGCTTACTAGTCAACAAAAGTGAAAAAAGAATACATAACATACAACGAAACCTTATGAATTTGGGCGTATCAATTTCATCATCAATGCTATCCAGCCAGGCTTTTATATATTCGGCAACTATTGCAATTTGTACTAGTGTTCATACCAACATTTGGATGAAAGAAAAGATCACATCGTTTTCTACTTATGCTGTTCTTGGTTTAAAAG contains:
- a CDS encoding YlcI/YnfO family protein — its product is MQEKKKPNFDRTKSTMKNIRFEDELLEQIETVAGKGNFSKWVKEACIEKLKLNKK
- a CDS encoding SymE family type I addiction module toxin, which encodes MADSHSTPDTDQSGTERSLIVGYRPNVFDKSTPKIILSGKWLRAAGFDTGQQVTVKVMKGCIVLVAYNEQEQRLQDDYKRTKAKLIEIENAPAAIQTPRPGKRRAKSNTSHLA
- a CDS encoding NACHT domain-containing protein: MGKSTLLKKIVIDTIEHSDYIPVYIELRSLDDKPIDEHIKIMFGIENLGSNDLLKSFPFAFFFDGVDEIQYDKKNAIIKRLKKFSEDFIDSNIIITSRPDQSLLELNTYSRFKIKPLELSQSYNLLKLYDANSYSIGNNLALSKKLISEIELMRNKDSISILEFLTTPLYVSLLFCSYKFKPVIPRRKDLFYSQVFEALFETHDLSKETGYVRKKQSGLDITEFYILLRRLAFWCLKNNGRLEFTRSEFEMVMLEISSNLKGITFKPPSFINDLIYAVPIFVKEGALFRWAHKSLMEYFCAEFICIEVKEKREDLLLKLYESNSAVKYKNILELCSDIDYSTFRRSVLRKCLEDYLSYYTEFFENANINDIDKEIWSSVTYFSDVELMITSYGNTNLSDFSLICEDKSQVSNFENKFIGFRDYITHITYPISLKNTVMEILKWRHNEYFYKEKDFYQRSDVESISIPENVPVFCRNGQVANYDDDVIPELISIFLQFRHTLTIPIIRHLSAERVLEDIYSDKSNGVDALLQGF